CTGGATTCTGCTCGTGTTCGGATTAGGCTGGCGTTTCCCGGTTTCGGACTGAACAGAAGGAGTTGTTGTGGCGCGCAAGGTGACTGTCGAACTCGTGGACGACTTCGACGGCGAATCCAAGGCCGAAGATACCGTCCGGTTCGGCATCGACGGGGTCGAGTACGAGATCGACCTGTCGGCGAGGAACGCGGAGGAGTTGCGTGCGGCGCTGGCACCGTGGACCGAGGCGGCACGCCGGGTCGGCCGGGCGCCACGGGGTAAAGAGGGCAAGGGGCGCTCGGTGCGCGATCGTGAGCAGACCGCCGCGATCCGGGAATGGGCGCGGCAGAACGGGGTCGAGGTGTCGAGCCGCGGCCGGATCGCCGCCGAGGTCGTCACCGCCTACGAAAAAGCGGCCGGCTAGGCTGGAGTTCCGAGTCTTGCGGACATCGGGGCGGGTTGCGCGCGAACGCGCGCCGAGCGGCGTGAACACGCTCGATCTGCTCAACGACCAACGCCATCGAGTACTGACGCCAGTTCGTGGCACGAACCCGCGGCCATCCTCCTCGGGTACATAGGCGGTCGATCAGAAACGCAGTGTGCGACTTGGACTGTGCCCGTACTAGTTTCGGTACTGTGCACCGAACCAGCGGGGTTGTTAAAGTCCCAGCGAGGAACGGTCCTACCCACGGTCACCTCGGTGGCCGAAGCGGCATTTCCCGAGTCCCGCGTGGGTGTCGGCACCAGACGCCGACAACGCCTGACCGCCGTACCGCAACGACTACGGGAGCAGTCGTCGCTGGCAGTCCAGTTGGCAGGCACGACAGGCCGCAGGTTTCTCTAGCCCTCGACCTTTACGAGGAGCTAAGGAGACTCGCCGCTGACCCTCAAACAGGGATTCAAGGCCACGCGGGACATCTCATCACTTCCCAAAGTGCCCATAACCTGCGGTCATGGCGAATTGCCATGACCGGAGACTTCCCAACGTATTCCATCCAAACCACGAGGGAAACCATGGGACGTGTGAAGTCTGCCCCGCCCGCTCCACTGCGATGCACAGGTCACCAGCGCTGCGCCTGCACGGGTTTCGATCTTGTTGAGAGCCCGCATGCGCGGAACCAGTTTGCGCTCCGAACACCGTTGCACCCGACATCGTGCACTCCCCCGTCGAGTGGCGAGGAGCCCGTCGAACTGGGGTCTGCAGGTGATCCTGGGCGCCGCAGTGCCCGTCGAGAACCTGTGTGACTCTTCGCCTCTCTCGACATCCCACCGCGGAGAGTGTTCCATGTCACCAGGAGTCTTCGTTCTACCCAGAATCGGCCGCCGTCGGGCACGAGCTCAACCAGCCTGGCGCTCGAAAGGAGAACGCTCACATGGACATCGATATCTCGTGTCCACATTGCCTGCGGATCGACGCGATCCAGAACGTGGAAGCACTTCGCGCTGAAGGCATATCCACCAGCTACAGCACCGCCAACTACACCGGTGTCGGTGTGTCCACCACAGGACTGCTGCCGGTGATCGGCACCGCGGACATTCAGCGAACTCACGTCACCGCGCTCGCCAAGAGGCTGGCCTTCGCGCCCGCACAGCAATCGGCCGCTCGTCTGGTGTCGGTCGGACTCCTGCTCGTGTCCCCGGCATTCGTCATGCTGATCCTCGCGGCACTGGCCGCCTCCGAACCTCGTGAATCCGGACTCGTAATCACCATCATCCAAACCCTCATGGCACTCGTATTCATGGCCACACCCGGCGCTGTCGTTCTGGCGCTCGCGGCGCAGCGAATTCGTCGTAACAACAGGATCGCCCGAGGGCGCCCCGCTGCATATGCGGTGTGGCGCTGCGCCTTCTACTGCTTTCGCTGCAATGTTGTCTATTGGCCGTCCGCACCGGCCGCTGGCCTGCCGACCCGCCAGGCCCTTTCTTTGGACCACTTCCGCTGGTACGTCTGGAATACCGGAGGCTACCTGAATGTCTGAGTCCGAATTACGACGAATCGCTGCACGACGCAATCGGGCCGTCCTCACTGCGACTCGTCTCGCTTACCGGACGTTGTCGCGCTGGCGTCGATAGTCTCGTTCCTCGTCCGCGTCGGTCGCGATTCGGCTATCTGCTTCTCTGCGTCCGGTGATGGTGTCGAGCGGAGCCCATGCAGCCGGGGCCGTACGCGCTGCGGCGATCAGCCGCCGCGCTTGCTGGGTGGTGATTTCGAGCAGTTCCGCTACGTCCTCGTCGGATTGACCTTGCTCCCGTAGAGCGGCTGCCGCAACGGCTTGTTGTGCGCGATGTTTGCCGATCTCGGTGTCTGCGAGGGTCTTCAGTTCCTGAATTTTCTGCTGACAGGTTTCGATTTCCTGATCACGTTTGGTCTCGCAGTCGGTGATGGCCACCCACGACGCGATGTATTTCTTTACCGCCTCGGTGATGGACTTCTCGCGTCGGCGCGCTTCGGCGCGGCGCGCCAGGACCCGTTTCCGGGTCCGGTCCAGGCGTTGCTGGGCTTCGGGGTGGCGGGTTAGACGGGGCGAACCTGGATTCGGCATGGCGAGACTCCTGCTGCACTGCCCACCTGGTTCTCCCGCTCACCAGCCTACCGGCGGCCCTTCCGTATGCCACCCCCGCTGTTTCGGGGGCAGCGGACGGTAGGCCGCACGCCAGACTCCTATCGAGGCTTGTTTCAAAGGGCAGCGTCATCAAGACGGTGGGTTGCCCACGACAACCGCCGCCCCCCTTTGGCCGAGCTGCCTCGCTGCCGAGGGCTCCCTCTGCACTCTCGCGACACGGAATCAGTGTTCGAACGCCTTGCATCGTCTACAAGGTCACCGACAGCGTCGTCTGGCGAAGGCAGGGCCACCCCGATGCTCCGCCGGGCCGCCACCGCGATTCGGTCCGGGCTGGTAATCACGGCACCGTCGCGAATTCGTTCTGCACGACCAGGCGGTCGGACTTGCGCCGTGGCTGGTCGCTGACGTCAACCTCGACTAGCGACCGGGGTGGGGGTCGCAGAAGTCTTCGGGTTGGAGGAGGCTGCCCTCGCGGGCAATGCGAGCCCGCTCCTGGGTGACGCACTCCTGATACTGCAATCGCTGATCCCGGGTCGTTTTCGTGGTTCGCGCTGATAGCCCCGGTGATGAGCGAACACAGCGCCGCGATCACCACGAATACGACCACTCCCACCCGCCGCGCCGGCACGGCGTCCACCGCCGACGCCGAGCCCGTCGGGTGGGAGCAGTGCATGTTGGCACCGACGTCTCGATTCCCGTGATCGAGACGTTCGAAGGCATCTGCCACCATGGATTCCCCTCTTGCCGGTTCCGCTGTGCCGGAAGCACTATCGCGGGCTCGACCTGGAAAATCGTTAACACATCCTTCTGACGGCCAGACCTCTACGGACACGTCGCCCATCGGCCGTGTTTGCGGCGTCTCCCGAGATGGACTGCTGGACAACCGATCAGTGAGAATTGAGCTATCTCGGTCGATGCCGCTCTGAGCTCCCATTGATCAGACAACCAATGTCGGCCAACGTCTCTGGCCGCCTTTCGTGTGTTGCCGTGTTCACCCCGAACTGGGTTGTGCGCGTTCGCGATTGCGTCCAGGCCGCTGAGGGATAGCCAGTTGGTGCCGCGAGGCGGAACAAACTTCGGCCTGCAGTTGGAAGTACCGGGCTCGTCTGGCCGTCAACCGATTCCAGCTCACCGGCACATCGGCTTCTCAGCTGTGTGGACGGGCGTGTCCGAGCCTGTCCGCGGCACAGGTCGCCACCCACCTCACCCATCGAGTGCTAGTCGAAAGGAAGTGCAGTCCTATGCACGACGAGTCAACCACCCAGACGCCTGGAGCGACCGAGCATGTCGCTGCTGGCGCTGATCAGAGTTCGACGGCGAAAACCCTTGTCTTGGTCGGTGATCCGGGTGAACTGATCGCTGGGATTCCCGCCATGATCGGGTTCCCGCCGCAGCGTTCGCTGGTCGTGCTCATCCTGCGGCCGGTCCACGAGGGCACCTCCGTGCTCGTCGATGCGGTGATGCGGATCGATCTCGATCAGGACGAGGGCCGCACCCCGTTGCGGGCCACCACGGTGGCCCGTTGCGTCTCACAGGTCGCCGTGCACGCAGACCGAGTGACGGTGCTCGCGGTCGTCGTCGATGACCGGGTGACAGAACCGAGAATGCCTGCGGGGGATATCGGCGAATCGTGCAGGGCTGGACGATTCGAGAGACTTGTCGCCGATCTCGCCGAGCGGCTCACTACCGCGGATATCGAGCTCGCAGCGGCATGGGCGGTGCAGGCAATCGAGCCCGAGCAGCCATGGTCGACCTTGGTCGGGCCCGCACGGGCAGGGGTCTTGCCAGATCCCGCCGATTCGGCGATCGCTGACGGTGCGAAGGTCGTCGGTTCGCGCGCTGAGCTCGAGGCCGCGGTGAGAGCCGATGTCGAACTGCAGCAGGAAGTGTCCGTACTGCTGGACGCTGCCCTGGCCGCCGGCCGCGACCGGCAAGCCCGCGCAGCACAACGTGACGATCCCAGCTCCTACTGCAGGCGGTCCCTGGAATATGTGTTGTTGCAGGTAGCCAGTATCGAGGCCGGTGGGCAGTTGATGGCTCCGGAATTGGCGGAACTGGCTGTCGCCCTGCGTGATAGAGCGGTACGTGATGTGATGTTCGCGCTCGCCGTCGGCGAGCACGCGGCGGCTGCCGAAACGTTGTGGTCGATCATGGCGCGGGCTCAGTCGGGTCGCGATCGTGCCGAGGCCGCGGCGTTGCTCGCCTACAGCGCCTACGTCCGCGGCGACGGCCCCGTGGCCGGCATCGCCCTGGAGGCCGCCCTGGGCACCGACCCCGAACATCCCCTGGCCACGCTGCTCGAAACTGCCCTGTCCATTGGGATGCGGCCGGAAAAGATGACCCGGCTGGCTCACAGCGGCTTCGAGGCTGCCACCGATCTCGGCGTCGACCTGGGTGAACCGTCACCGTCGATACCGCACGGATCCGCTGACCTGGAGTCACACGATGGCCGATGAGACCGAGGGACTCTTCACTCTGCCAACGCTTTTCGATGACGGATCGATACCGGTCTGCTGGTCCTACGGCATGGGTGTCGAGAGCACCGCCGGTATCGTCCGCACCCTGCTGGAGCCGGGATTTCGTCCACCGCAGCTACGCGATGATCTGTCGAACCTGATCGTCATGGTCGCCCAAACCGGCGACGAGTGGACCAGCACCTGCGACCTCGTCACCGCCCATGTCCTGCCACTACTGCGCGAGCGAGCGATCAGATTCGTCGAGGTCGCTCGTGCCGGCCCCTCAGCGACGGACGGGATCGTAGTACTGCAAGACTCGCGGCGCCCGCAACGACTACATCCCGATGCCGACGAGCACGGCTTCTACGCGCTCAGCGCCGAGCACCGCGCCAACGGCGTCCTTCCCACCCTCGGCGGCACAAGGACGTGTTCGGCCAAGTCCAAAGGCATGCCTTTGGATCTCTGGCGTGCAAAGCATTTGGGTCACGGACCGTATGTGCACGCGATGGGATTCAATGCTGATGAGTCACGCCGGATCGAGAAGGATTCCTCGGTCACGATGGGTGGTCAGCGGCAACCAATCTACCCACTGCACGAGGCAGGCTGGTCCCGGGCCCGCTGCCATGGCTATCTGTTCGGGTTGTTCGGTGTGTGGTGGCCCAAATCGTGTTGCCGCCAATGCTGTTTCGTTTCCGTACCCGGCTGGCCCGAGCAGCTCGAACGGTACATCGCAGCGCCAGCCGAGGCGTTCAAGCATCTCCTCGACGAGTACGTCACCCTCGCGCTGAATCGCAATTCCGGGCTATTCGGGCCCGGCAAGTCGTTGGCCGATCGGCTCCGCCGCGACGGCGCCGATCACGTCCTCGCACTGGCTGCGGCCGAGCTCGATCGGTGCGGGTGGGCGGTCTATCGGGTGCGGCGCTGCTATAGCCGCCCCGCGACGGCGTGGCGCTCGGTCGAGACGATCTATCGCGGTAGTCGCGCCGCGGCTTCGCGGTTCCTCACCGAACTCGGTGTCCACCTTGGCATCTGCCCGCACGATGACGGCAAGCACACGCGGGTGTGGCTGACCGAGGCGTCGATCACCTTTCCACGGCTGGAGGAATTCTTCGTCGCCGCACCGGATTCGGTCCTGCCCAAACAACGAGCCGGCTTCGACAAGCGCTGGTACAGCCATGCTGATTCCCGGCTCGCCGCCTTGGAACTGGCTGCGCACGACCTCTACTCGTCCCCAGACGCGGCGTGATCGGCGTGCAGCGGACTCCGTGGCGGACCGACCGGAACCCGTTGTGTCGCAACTTCGGTGTTGATTGTCCTGCATGTGCTCGCTGGTCCATGGAAGGAGTTGGTCAGCTATGTCGTCTCCACGATTCGATCCCGCCGCGTTGATTGCCTCGATGCCGGCCTCGCTGGGCTACGATCCGCAACGTCGGATTGTGCTCGTACTATTGAACACCGGCAGCGAGGACCGAAACCTGGGCCGCAGCGCGGTCGCGTCCTTCGCTTTGACCGACCCGGTCGCTGCGGAGGTCGTGCGCGTGTGCGATGCCGCACGCCATGTCGGTGCCTCCTGCACTCTGGCGATCGTTGTCGATGACCGTCTGAGCGACTCGCTGTCGTGCACGACACTGGATTACGAACTCACGGTGCTGCTCGCCACGCTGGCCGGCGGTCTCGATCATGCCTGTGCCCCGCTGACACATCTGTGGATGACCACGGCAATCACCGCCGGTTCGCCATGGTGGTCGCTCACCGACACCGCCGATCGTGGTGTTCTCCCCGATCCGCAACGAACAGCCGCTGCCTGCGACCGCAGCGCCGAGGGCTACACCACCTACGCGTCCAGACAGGCCCTGCTCGAGGCGGTGTCTCCGGATCCGCGACTGGCCGCCGAAGTCGAGAATTTGACGCCGAGACAGTTCGCTGAGTTGGCGATGGTGTTGACCGAGCATGGTGACGGTAAGGATGCGTGACACGGGCAGCCCGAAGAGGCGGACCAGGGCCGCGACGATCCTCGCTTCGAGGAGAATGGTGTGGTCGTTCAGCAGCCCCAACCCTGCGCGCGTGGCGTCGTGTACCGGACACAACCACCCGTCCTGGCGGCGTCCGTGGGTGAAAAACCCTGCCAAACAACCGGATTCGCCGGTACGTAGTGTGATCTGGCCGGTCGCCTCGGGCAGCAGCACCAGAGGTTCGGTGTGTGGCAACTGGGGTCCAGACCAGCCCGGGAATCGACGTCGACGAGGTTCCTGCCAGCATCGCCACGAGATCGGGATGCACAGCGTAGGTGATGCGGTCTCGGTCCCACAGGTGATAGACACTCGCGGCCGCGAACTCGCCGGCCGCCTGCGCACAGCGGGGCGGATCCCACGCCGGATCGGTTGGCGTGCCCGAGCCACTCGACTCCGGGGCTTTGATCGTTCTGGGCATGGCAACGCGCCTTCTGTCAGATCAGATCCAACCTTCAGCCGGAGTTGGCATGGGCGGCGACGTAGTCGGTCCAAGCATTGGTGGCGTATCCCTGCCACTCGACGAGTGTTGCATCAAATGCAATTCGGCCCATTCCGCGATAGCCCACCGGCGCAGCCCGTCGCCGTAGCTACCCCACTCGTCGATGGCATCTTCTGCCGCGAAGCTGTCGAGAGGCACGTCGTCAGCGAGTATCCGAGTCCTGTCCACCTCGACCTGTTCGTATGTGGCCAGCCGCAAGTGTGGACACCATCGATTCGCGAGCGTCAAACAGTCGCGGTGCAGTGCTGCACCGCTGACGACTTCGCCGTCCGGCTCGACGACTACCCACGCTCTCGCGGGTAGTTCCAACCCGCACAGTTGGCAGAGCCATTCAGCCTGGCAGCGAAGAAGCCGCGGCGTGTCGACCGTGGCCCACCACACGTCCTCGATGTCGAGCATGAAGGTCACCCACGGTACGGGCATCCCGTCGGCACGCGGCCTCGGCAGGCCGGGAACATGTCCGTCTTCCCGGCGACCTTCGCCCCGGTGCGCTCGAAACTGTGGCTCGGTCGGAACACCGGACCGGTTGTCCCCGTTTCGATCCAAGCGTCCGGTTAGGTCATCCTGGGACGCGACGTGCGGTATGTCAGCTCCGGATGTGCCGCGCATCCGCTACCTGTGTCGTAGCCCGGCGATCATGACGGGTCTGGGTCGGATGTTGCGCGCGTGCCGGGTCTGACTTGCGTGCTGGTGCGGCGGTGGAGGAGAACACGGTGGCGTGGTCGATGCCGGTGGCGTCTGCGATTTCTCCTAGGTAGGCCGGTAGGGCGAGCACCCACGCGGTGGGCAGGCTCGGATCGAACTGTCGCGCAGTGCCATCCAGCACCATGCCGCGGTGCAGCGTGACGTGATGGAAGAAGGCGAGGATCTTCTCGGACCGGTCACACCATCCCGCGATCGTCACCGTGTCGGCGTCCAGGCCTCGCTCGCGCAGCCTGGCGGTGACCTGTCCCGCGACGGTGATGCAGTCCCCGTCCCGAGGGTTGTCCAGTGCGAGCGGCGTGAGGATCGCGGCGAGCGCCGAACTCGTCTCCGCGGGGATGTGATCTGCCACCAGATCATTGTCCAGGATGGCGCCCGCCCCGTCGTCCCTAGACGCGAGTTCGTGACCATGCTGCGCGGAATTCGTCTGAGACAAGCCCTGCTCTCACCACCCAGCCAGGTCGAGTGCCGCTGGTCTCGAAACAGCCGTTTCACTCGAAAGTCGAGTCCAGTACGGATTCGGCCTGTCTTGTCAGGAGGTGATTTGCGATGGGCAAGTTGGGGCGTGTGCGAGCTCGCGCGCATCGTGAGGCGTGTGCGTTGGTCGATCTTCGCCGGGATCTGAGCGAGGACGAGAAGTTGTTCGTGCTCACCCACTATCAGGAATCGACCAGCACGACTCAGTCTGCGGATGGGGCGTTCTTCACCCCGCTGGGGTTGGCCCATGATATGCGTATCGAGGTCGTCGGTACTCGAATCCTCGATCTCGGTGCGGGTATCGGCGGGCTGGCCTTCGCATGCCGCAATCCCTACGGGCAAGCCAACGGTGAACCGGCGCGGGAACTGGTGTGTGTCGAACGGAACCCCGAATTCGTGCGGGTCGGGATGAAGGTCGTGCCCGAGGCGACGTGGTGGTGTGGGGATCTGCTGGGTTTGCACCGGCAACGGATGCGCTCGTTCGACACCGTGATCGCCAACCCGCCCTTCGGGCACGTCGCCCGCACCGCGGATGGTCCCGGCTACCACGGTCCACGCTTCGAATACCACACGATCGCGGTGGCCGCCCAGCTCGCTCGCCACGGAGTGTTCCTGATCCCGCAGACCTCGGCACCGTTCCGATACAGCGATCGCCCCCGGATGGAGCACGACCAGGGTGACGCCGAGTATCACCGCTTCCGGGCCGGGACCGGTATCACCTTGCACGCCAACTGCGGCATCGATACCAGCTACTACCGCGACGACTGGCACCACCCGCCGCCCACGACCGAGATCGTCACCTGCGATTTCACCGACACCGCTCGCGCGCGCCGGCGCCGCTCTCAGGCCACGGTCACTCAGATCACTCACGCGTTCGCCCGGCCGGGCTGGCCCGACCGGGCCGCCAGCTGAACTCCGATCACGAGAAGGGACATCGATCAGCCATGCCTATACCAGCTTTCACCGTCGACGAGCACGCCAACTCCACTATCCACGGCAGCGCCTATCACCTGTTCCCCACCGATGACGCTCCGGTGCGGGGGCGGGTGTTTGTCGACATGGCCGAGCACACCGTGATCATCGACGGCCGTCGTGAGTCGCGTCCGGCGGTCGAGTTCCAGTTCTTCGGACTTCAAGTCGATGGCCGCCCGCTGGGAAACCCGCGCTGCACCAGCGCATTCCACCCGTTCTCGATCGGGGTGGGTTCCATGGTCAGTCTCGGCGAACCCGGTGCGCTGCGGCTGCACCTGGGCCAGCGGGTGACCGATATCAGCGACACCGTCACCGGCCTGCTCACCGATCTGCTCACCGCGATCAGCGTCGAGTTCCTCACCGACTATCGCGTCGCGCGCCATCGCCACTGGGCCGCCGAGCAGCTGCGTGTGCAGGCCAACAGCCTCCACGACCAGGCTCGTGTCCTCGAACAGCAGGCCAAGCGCGCAGCCCTGCACGCGCAAGCCCACGCCGAAGCCAGCTACGCGCTGCTGGCCTCGACCCACACCCCACTGTCTGCATGAACGCGCGCAGATATCGAGGTTGTTTCCCGAATCCTCTTCCCGAGTAGGAGTTCTCATGCCGATCCCGACTACGGTCCGTCACGCCGACCTCGCTGATCTGGTCGCGTTGCTCAACCGCCAGCAGGCCGCCAAGGTCGATATCGTCGCACCCGCCTCGGCGCTGCGCGCGCGTGACGGTTTCCTGGATCTGTCCGGGGTCGCCCCGGTCCTCGATGAACGCGGTGTCACCGATGTCGAGGGCCGCTACCGCCCGACCGCTGCCGCGGATTCCCATATCGGCACCAAACTCAAAATCCCCGTGGGCTATCTGAAGTGGCTGCGCGAACACCGCCGTACCGACCTCTACGATACCAACGTCAACGGGCTGCTCCACGGCCCCCTCAACGCACCCGCGCTGACCGACGCTGATGACCGGTCGTTTCTGTTGCGGCTGTTCACCTCCGGCGCTGCGGGTGAACCCGGCGTGCTGCGAGCGTTTCTGTCGGATCGCTACGGGATCATCGACAACCTCGACGTGCTCTCCGCGGTCCTGGACGGGATCCGGGAAGCCGACGCCGATGTGGAAGTGCGTTCGTGTGATCTGAGCGAGTCCAGCATGCACTGCAAAGTGTTCTCCCCCAAGGTCTCCGCACTCGCACCAGGCTTCCTGGCCAACTACCGCAACCCCTTCGACAACCCTGAACTGGAGACCGAACGCCGACGCGTAGCCGGTGAGATCGATCGGTGGCGCCGGGCCGCGGCCCGCGAAGGCCAGGGCTACCGCCCGGGCACCGAACCGGTGGTCTTCGCCGGGTTCCGGTTCTCCAACTCCGAAATCGGCCACCACGCCGTGACATTGAAACCGGAGCTGTTCATCAGGATCTGCGGCAACGGACTGACCCTGCCGTTGTTCTCCTACACCAAACGCCATCTCGGCGACAAACTCGACACCGGCACGATCGGCGGCTGGTCCCAGGACACCTACCGCAAACGGCTCTCGGTGATCACCGCCGAAACCCGCGACAAAGTGTCGGAATGGCTGTCCCCGCAATTCCTCAACTCTCGTGTCGAGGAACTCGAACGTCACGCCACCACTCCGGTGACCAAACCCGACCGCGCCATCGAGGTCATCGCCAAACAGCTCGGATTCAACGACGACGAACGTGCCGGGATCTTCGCCCACTTCATCGCCGGCGGCCAGCTCACCGCTGCCGGGATCGCCCACGCGGTCACCAGCTACAGCCAGACCATCCCCGACCCCGACCGCGCCGACACCCTCGATGACCTGGCCCTGCAAGCAATGAGCCTGCTCTGATGGCCACCTTCACCGTCATCGGCCTGCTGATCAGCAAGCAATTGCGGCTTGCCGCCGTCATCCCTGGCACACCAACGTTCGACGGTCCGCACCCTGATGCCGTCGATTCCCAACCTTGGTATTGCGTCGTGCAAGCACCATCGGTTGGCCACGCCGAGGCCGCCGCCCGGTTCCTTTACAACCACAACATCGTTCTCGACACCGTCACTGCGTGCGGGCTGACATTGGATTCCGTCGTCGTTGATACCTGCGGGACCGCGCGGCCGGTGATCGCGTTGCGTCGCGACTGCCAGGAGGTCGAGGTGTGGTTCGAGACCGCCCTCGCTATCCCGATCGACCCCGACCGTCCCGACCTCGCCTTCGACCTCCACGCCGACGTGCTGGTCCTACCACCGGGCGCCGAGATCCCGGCGATCTCTTGAGGTTTCGCGACACGTTGGTCGAATCAGATTGTGCCCCAACACCTACCGACACAGGAGGGTTATGCATGGCTCGCGCTGAATGCAATCAGGGCAACACGACCGTCGACGGCCCCGACCCCGCCGACGGCGCTGTGCCATTACCGACCGTGGGAACTGACGTCGACGTCGCCGCAGAGTATTTGCGCCGTCAGGGCTTCACCATCGTCGCGACGTCGTGGAGATGCCGATATGGCGTGCTGGACGTGATCGCGCAGGACGAGAAGTACACGGTGTTCATCCGCGTCACCGATTCCTCACTACCACCCCAGGATTGGTCGTTCGCCGCGCGTCAACGTCATCGCCGTCTTGCCTTGCTCTGGCTGGCCGAGCAGCACGAGCCGGTGTGGCAGTTGCGCTTCGACGCCGTCACGGTGGACAGGGCCCAGGATCGAACTCCTGTCATCACCCATCACCTGGCGGTGTGCTGATGACGATCGCGGCGGCCCGTTTCGTCGTGGTGCCTGGTGCGAGCGGCCATATCGCCGAGATACATGCCGATCTGGGTCAGGGCTTGCCCTCGGTCACGGTGATCGGTGATGAGTTGATGGCCCAATCGCGTGATCGCGTGCGGGCGGCGATCGCCAATTCCGGTGAGCAGTGGCCCGATGCCCGGCTCGTCGTCACGTCCTCGGCGCCGGTGATCAGTGGAGGTGGCGGCCATGATCTGGCGTTGGCGGTAGCGGTGCTGGCTGCGGCCGGAGCCATTGCCGCCCAATCCGATTCCGGGACAGTGTTCATCGGTGAGCTGTGCCTGGACGGGCGACTGCGCGGTGAGCGCGCGATCCTGCCCGCTGTCCTGGCCGCGCGCGACAGCGGCTGTCGCAGCGTCGTCGTACCCGCTGCGGCTTTGGCTCAGCTCGTCGAGGGCATCGATATCGTCGGGGCCCGAGATCTGCGGTCGGTACTGGCGTGGCTGCGCCACCAACAGCACCTACCCGGACCTGACCGCGTCGAGCTCGACTATCCGCCCCCGGCAACGGATCTGGCCGACCTCGCTGGCCACCCCTACGCCAAGTGGGCTCTCGAGGTCGCCGCCGCCGGGGGCCACCACCTCGCCGTCGTCGGCCGACCCGGCTCAGTCAAGACAATGCTGGCGCAATGCCTGCCGGGCATCCTGCCGCCCTTGACCGACACCCAAGCACTCGACGTCGCGGCCATCGCCTCGGCCGCCGGTGATCTCGACCGCCACCCCGCCTCCCGGATGCCGCCTTACGTCGCACCCCATCACTCCACCTCTGTGACGGCCATGCTCGGCGGCGGATCCGCCGCGTCGCCGGGAGCGGCCTCACACGCCCACCACGGTGTGCTGTTTCTCGACGAGATCACCGAACTGAGTTCGAGGGTGCGCGAAGCACTGCGGGTACCCCTCGATGAGGGCCGGGTCCGTATCGGCCGCGCGGGGCTGACAGTGAGTT
This genomic stretch from Nocardia brasiliensis ATCC 700358 harbors:
- a CDS encoding histone-like nucleoid-structuring protein Lsr2 gives rise to the protein MARKVTVELVDDFDGESKAEDTVRFGIDGVEYEIDLSARNAEELRAALAPWTEAARRVGRAPRGKEGKGRSVRDREQTAAIREWARQNGVEVSSRGRIAAEVVTAYEKAAG
- a CDS encoding DUF4192 domain-containing protein, with the translated sequence MHDESTTQTPGATEHVAAGADQSSTAKTLVLVGDPGELIAGIPAMIGFPPQRSLVVLILRPVHEGTSVLVDAVMRIDLDQDEGRTPLRATTVARCVSQVAVHADRVTVLAVVVDDRVTEPRMPAGDIGESCRAGRFERLVADLAERLTTADIELAAAWAVQAIEPEQPWSTLVGPARAGVLPDPADSAIADGAKVVGSRAELEAAVRADVELQQEVSVLLDAALAAGRDRQARAAQRDDPSSYCRRSLEYVLLQVASIEAGGQLMAPELAELAVALRDRAVRDVMFALAVGEHAAAAETLWSIMARAQSGRDRAEAAALLAYSAYVRGDGPVAGIALEAALGTDPEHPLATLLETALSIGMRPEKMTRLAHSGFEAATDLGVDLGEPSPSIPHGSADLESHDGR
- a CDS encoding DUF4192 family protein, producing MSSPRFDPAALIASMPASLGYDPQRRIVLVLLNTGSEDRNLGRSAVASFALTDPVAAEVVRVCDAARHVGASCTLAIVVDDRLSDSLSCTTLDYELTVLLATLAGGLDHACAPLTHLWMTTAITAGSPWWSLTDTADRGVLPDPQRTAAACDRSAEGYTTYASRQALLEAVSPDPRLAAEVENLTPRQFAELAMVLTEHGDGKDA
- a CDS encoding methyltransferase, translating into MVDLRRDLSEDEKLFVLTHYQESTSTTQSADGAFFTPLGLAHDMRIEVVGTRILDLGAGIGGLAFACRNPYGQANGEPARELVCVERNPEFVRVGMKVVPEATWWCGDLLGLHRQRMRSFDTVIANPPFGHVARTADGPGYHGPRFEYHTIAVAAQLARHGVFLIPQTSAPFRYSDRPRMEHDQGDAEYHRFRAGTGITLHANCGIDTSYYRDDWHHPPPTTEIVTCDFTDTARARRRRSQATVTQITHAFARPGWPDRAAS
- a CDS encoding YraN family protein — encoded protein: MARAECNQGNTTVDGPDPADGAVPLPTVGTDVDVAAEYLRRQGFTIVATSWRCRYGVLDVIAQDEKYTVFIRVTDSSLPPQDWSFAARQRHRRLALLWLAEQHEPVWQLRFDAVTVDRAQDRTPVITHHLAVC
- a CDS encoding YifB family Mg chelatase-like AAA ATPase — translated: MTIAAARFVVVPGASGHIAEIHADLGQGLPSVTVIGDELMAQSRDRVRAAIANSGEQWPDARLVVTSSAPVISGGGGHDLALAVAVLAAAGAIAAQSDSGTVFIGELCLDGRLRGERAILPAVLAARDSGCRSVVVPAAALAQLVEGIDIVGARDLRSVLAWLRHQQHLPGPDRVELDYPPPATDLADLAGHPYAKWALEVAAAGGHHLAVVGRPGSVKTMLAQCLPGILPPLTDTQALDVAAIASAAGDLDRHPASRMPPYVAPHHSTSVTAMLGGGSAASPGAASHAHHGVLFLDEITELSSRVREALRVPLDEGRVRIGRAGLTVSYPARFQLIVAASTCPCSAVRAGDCRCSPQTRRRYLSRLAEPWADRLDIWVDLSPTVSQLDTGVAETSAVVRDRVAAARAAAAQRWHAHGCLLNADVPADVLRQQFRLPQSVLAPIETALRTARLSARGSDRVLRLAWTLCDLRAGTTPNEHDIAHAVMLRQRTPLSHQ